The following are encoded together in the Paludisphaera mucosa genome:
- a CDS encoding sigma-70 family RNA polymerase sigma factor codes for MPRELSARPTPLLLRLLDEGAVSALTDAQLVERFAAGRDPEAFAALVARHGPLVMGACRGVLDAADAEDAFQATFLVLLKRIGTFPVGPSLGGWLYRVARRVARQDRLSQARRRRREASRPGPEAGSGADAERSELLAVIRQEVGRLPERYRAAIVLCDLEGLTREQAAAVLGCPAGTVGGRLARARRKLRDGLARRGVDPATAFPTPFAPALAVARRAAFEAASSLAAGARPTPAVAALAARAVAPWAALKSAAALTVAAFLAGGLLAAAAPSEPPPRKSLRQAPATAPPPEPEPAPDPDAPANAGRFAGRVVDREGRPIAGARIYVAPRGEGTPRDLGPARALSRPDGRFAFEAADMTFESLDGLPARREGLMAAGADGYAPDWARTWGEGASSFRSHWDPIKGADLTLRLVRDVPIRGRIVDPEGRPVAGARVRLETLTIPDRNDLDGYLVQVRTILGGACNGRPISPPEVLPGVPSQVATDAEGRFRMTGLGADRVAYLRVSASGFADCYLTVVTRETADVPTTERDMQGRPAHTTHGASFTASLDRDRSVAVSGLVIAGDTREPLAGVRVGRGDGSPRPEDVVTGPDGRFTMRGILPEELEPVGPLPADPMAAAAARQPLRLAAAPGPGRPYLPASTVVDRRDGVVIECLRGVPYRLKVVDEAGAPVEATVDSYAVSPNPYLASLPPGVVAVGQRPVGRALRTDPGVYEGVLAPGPAAVLVQTPSVRGLRPPFVDPKAFFAPGKADWTEQEARTSYGDGEYLILGPNWHRQEDYAAIALADPPVGSGPLELSATVVRDRPRTVTLLDPDGRPLVGVVPDGLTLHPGDQEPRLRAATAAISKLDPGRGRRITFVHEGRKLAGDLVARGDDDAPYTVTLQPWASVTGRIVDARGSAGVPEKTFLDMGTRRRLAAGDDPGVGVLPVIQADGDGRFRFERLVPGRRYGAEVFQKGSLVGTAFEDLVLRPGEARDLGDVRTAGP; via the coding sequence ATGCCCCGAGAACTCTCCGCCCGCCCGACGCCCCTCCTGCTCCGCCTCCTCGACGAGGGTGCCGTCTCGGCCCTGACCGACGCGCAGCTCGTCGAGCGATTCGCCGCGGGCCGGGACCCCGAGGCGTTCGCCGCGCTCGTGGCGCGGCACGGCCCCCTGGTCATGGGGGCCTGCCGCGGCGTGCTGGACGCCGCCGACGCCGAGGACGCCTTCCAGGCGACGTTCCTCGTCCTCCTGAAGCGCATCGGGACCTTCCCCGTCGGGCCGTCGCTCGGGGGCTGGCTGTACCGGGTCGCCCGTCGCGTCGCTCGGCAAGACCGCCTTTCTCAGGCCCGCCGCCGGCGTCGCGAGGCGTCGCGGCCGGGTCCGGAGGCGGGGTCGGGGGCCGACGCCGAACGGTCGGAATTGCTCGCCGTGATCCGCCAGGAGGTCGGCCGCCTTCCCGAGCGGTATCGGGCGGCGATCGTGCTCTGCGACCTCGAGGGGCTGACCCGCGAGCAGGCCGCGGCGGTGCTCGGCTGCCCGGCGGGGACGGTCGGGGGCCGCCTCGCCCGCGCGAGGCGGAAGCTCCGCGACGGTCTCGCACGCCGCGGCGTCGACCCCGCGACGGCGTTCCCGACGCCGTTCGCCCCCGCCCTCGCGGTCGCCCGGCGGGCCGCGTTCGAGGCGGCGTCCTCGCTCGCGGCGGGCGCGCGTCCGACGCCCGCCGTCGCCGCCCTCGCCGCCCGGGCTGTGGCGCCGTGGGCCGCCCTCAAGTCGGCCGCCGCCCTGACCGTCGCCGCCTTCCTCGCGGGGGGACTGCTCGCGGCCGCCGCCCCGAGCGAGCCGCCGCCGAGAAAGTCCCTTCGGCAGGCCCCCGCGACCGCCCCTCCCCCGGAGCCCGAGCCCGCTCCCGACCCCGACGCCCCCGCGAACGCCGGCCGGTTCGCGGGCCGGGTGGTCGACCGCGAGGGGCGGCCCATCGCAGGGGCCCGGATCTACGTCGCGCCGCGCGGCGAAGGGACGCCCCGGGACCTCGGCCCCGCCCGGGCCCTGAGCCGGCCGGACGGCCGGTTCGCGTTCGAGGCCGCCGACATGACGTTCGAGAGCCTCGACGGCCTCCCCGCGCGCCGCGAGGGCCTGATGGCGGCCGGGGCCGACGGCTACGCCCCGGACTGGGCTCGCACCTGGGGCGAGGGCGCTTCCTCGTTCCGTTCCCACTGGGATCCGATCAAGGGCGCCGACCTGACCCTGCGACTCGTACGCGACGTCCCCATCCGCGGCCGGATCGTCGACCCCGAGGGGCGACCGGTCGCCGGCGCCCGCGTGCGGCTGGAAACTCTCACGATCCCGGACCGTAATGACCTCGACGGCTATCTCGTCCAGGTCCGGACGATCCTCGGCGGCGCCTGCAACGGCCGGCCGATCTCACCGCCCGAGGTCCTGCCGGGCGTCCCCTCACAGGTCGCGACCGACGCCGAGGGCCGCTTCCGCATGACGGGCCTGGGGGCCGACCGCGTCGCCTACCTGCGCGTCTCCGCCTCCGGCTTCGCCGACTGCTACCTGACCGTCGTGACCCGCGAGACCGCCGACGTGCCCACCACGGAACGGGACATGCAGGGCCGCCCGGCCCACACGACCCACGGCGCGAGCTTCACGGCGAGCCTCGACCGCGACCGCTCGGTCGCGGTCTCGGGCCTCGTGATCGCCGGCGACACCCGCGAGCCGCTCGCCGGCGTCCGGGTCGGCCGGGGCGACGGGTCGCCGAGGCCGGAGGACGTCGTCACCGGGCCCGACGGCCGTTTCACCATGCGGGGCATCCTCCCCGAGGAACTCGAGCCGGTCGGCCCGCTCCCGGCCGATCCGATGGCGGCGGCCGCCGCGCGGCAGCCGCTCCGGCTCGCCGCTGCGCCGGGGCCCGGTCGGCCTTATCTGCCCGCCTCCACGGTCGTCGACCGCCGCGACGGGGTGGTGATCGAGTGCCTACGGGGCGTGCCGTACCGACTGAAGGTCGTCGACGAGGCGGGGGCCCCGGTCGAGGCGACGGTGGACTCTTACGCCGTCTCGCCGAACCCCTACCTGGCCTCCCTGCCCCCGGGAGTCGTCGCAGTCGGCCAGCGTCCGGTCGGCCGGGCCTTGCGGACGGACCCGGGCGTGTACGAGGGGGTCCTGGCCCCCGGCCCCGCGGCGGTCCTGGTGCAGACGCCGAGCGTCCGCGGCCTCCGCCCGCCGTTCGTCGACCCCAAGGCGTTCTTCGCCCCCGGCAAGGCGGACTGGACCGAGCAGGAAGCCCGCACGTCCTACGGCGACGGGGAGTACCTGATCCTGGGTCCGAACTGGCATCGGCAGGAAGACTACGCGGCGATCGCGCTCGCGGACCCGCCCGTCGGCTCGGGCCCGCTGGAACTCTCGGCGACCGTCGTGCGCGACCGGCCCAGGACCGTGACGCTCCTCGACCCCGACGGAAGGCCCCTCGTCGGCGTCGTCCCCGACGGCCTGACCCTGCACCCCGGAGACCAGGAGCCCCGCCTCCGCGCCGCGACCGCCGCGATCTCGAAGCTCGACCCGGGGCGCGGCCGCCGCATCACGTTCGTCCACGAGGGGCGGAAGCTGGCCGGCGACCTCGTCGCCCGGGGCGACGACGACGCGCCCTACACCGTCACGCTCCAACCCTGGGCGTCCGTGACCGGCCGGATCGTCGACGCCCGAGGGTCGGCGGGCGTCCCGGAGAAGACGTTCCTCGACATGGGGACCCGTCGGAGGCTCGCCGCGGGGGACGACCCGGGCGTGGGCGTGCTCCCCGTGATCCAGGCCGACGGCGACGGCCGATTCCGCTTCGAACGCCTGGTCCCCGGCCGACGCTACGGCGCCGAGGTCTTCCAGAAGGGCTCGCTCGTCGGCACGGCCTTCGAGGACCTGGTCCTCCGGCCCGGCGAGGCCCGCGACCTGGGCGACGTCCGCACGGCCGGGCCGTGA
- a CDS encoding GDP-mannose 4,6-dehydratase, whose protein sequence is MRAFVTGISGFVGGHLAEHLLASGDQVAGVSASGRFPDDLAELARSVRIERLDLMDVDQAELADLLRRKQPEAIYHLAAQSNPRASFDDPRGTWALNLGGTLNLLSAVKEAGLAPKPRVVIVGSGVCYGDPPPEFIPVTESCPLRPNNPYSASKAAADLLGVQMHLSDGLDVVMARPFNHAGPRQSPRYVLATLAHQVAEVEAGLKDAVEVGNLDVVRDYTDVRDVVRAYRLLAQGGKAGEIYNLGTGRGLKLTDALDRFLALATKPIAVRIDPARVRAVDLPYLVADPSKLRAAVGWEPVFPIDQTLADMLADARRRVAGG, encoded by the coding sequence GTGCGAGCGTTCGTGACGGGGATCAGCGGGTTCGTGGGCGGGCATCTGGCCGAGCATCTGCTGGCGAGCGGCGATCAGGTGGCGGGCGTCTCGGCGTCGGGCCGGTTCCCGGACGACCTGGCCGAGCTGGCGCGCTCGGTCCGCATCGAGCGCCTCGACCTGATGGACGTCGACCAGGCCGAGCTGGCCGACCTCCTCCGCCGCAAGCAGCCCGAGGCCATCTACCACCTCGCGGCGCAGTCGAACCCCCGGGCCAGCTTCGACGACCCCCGGGGGACCTGGGCGCTGAACCTGGGCGGGACGCTCAACCTGCTGTCGGCGGTGAAGGAGGCGGGCCTCGCGCCGAAGCCCCGGGTGGTGATCGTGGGCTCGGGCGTCTGCTACGGCGACCCGCCGCCGGAGTTCATCCCGGTCACGGAGTCGTGCCCGCTGCGGCCCAACAACCCGTACTCGGCCAGCAAGGCGGCGGCCGACCTGCTGGGCGTTCAGATGCACCTGTCCGACGGCCTCGACGTGGTCATGGCACGGCCGTTCAACCACGCCGGCCCCCGGCAGTCGCCCCGGTACGTGCTGGCGACGCTGGCGCACCAGGTCGCCGAGGTCGAGGCCGGGCTCAAGGACGCCGTCGAGGTCGGCAACCTGGACGTGGTCCGCGACTACACCGACGTCCGCGACGTCGTCCGCGCCTACCGCCTGCTCGCCCAGGGCGGCAAGGCCGGCGAGATCTACAACCTCGGCACCGGCCGCGGCCTGAAGCTGACCGACGCCCTCGACCGCTTCCTCGCCCTGGCCACGAAGCCCATCGCGGTCCGCATCGACCCCGCCCGCGTCCGCGCCGTCGACCTCCCCTACCTCGTCGCCGACCCCTCCAAGCTCCGCGCCGCCGTCGGCTGGGAGCCGGTCTTCCCCATCGACCAGACCCTCGCCGACATGCTCGCCGACGCCCGCCGGCGCGTCGCCGGGGGCTGA
- the rfbB gene encoding dTDP-glucose 4,6-dehydratase, with protein sequence MASSLKRILVTGGCGFIGANFVRLQLENHPELAITNLDALTYAGNPDNLADLAGDPRYTFVHGDIADRPFVTKLIADGGFDAVVHFAAESHVDRSIHDATPFLRTNVIGTQNLLDAARAAKVPRFVHVSTDEVYGTLGPKDPAFTEETPLTPNSPYSASKAGSDLLVRAAFHTHGMDVVTTRCSNNYGPYQFPEKLIPLFITNALADVPVPVYGDGMQVRDWIHVVDHCRGVDAALRKGKAGEVYNFGGRSERYNMEVTKAVLKLTGKTEALIKYVTDRPGHDRRYAVDTAKSERELGWTPSVTFEKGLEDTVAWYKANSHWVDRVKSGAYRGHAG encoded by the coding sequence ATGGCATCCTCGTTGAAGCGGATTCTCGTCACCGGCGGCTGCGGGTTCATCGGGGCCAACTTCGTCCGGCTGCAGCTCGAAAACCATCCCGAGCTGGCGATCACGAACCTGGACGCGCTCACCTACGCCGGCAATCCCGACAACCTGGCCGACCTGGCGGGCGACCCCCGCTACACGTTCGTCCACGGCGACATCGCCGACCGGCCGTTCGTGACGAAGCTGATCGCCGACGGCGGATTCGACGCGGTCGTCCACTTCGCGGCCGAGAGCCACGTCGACCGCTCGATCCACGACGCCACGCCCTTCCTGCGGACCAACGTCATCGGCACCCAGAACCTGCTGGACGCCGCCCGAGCGGCCAAGGTCCCCCGGTTCGTCCACGTCTCGACCGACGAGGTCTACGGCACCCTCGGGCCCAAGGACCCGGCGTTCACCGAGGAGACCCCGCTCACCCCCAACAGCCCCTACTCGGCCAGCAAGGCGGGCTCCGACCTGCTCGTCCGCGCCGCGTTCCACACCCACGGGATGGACGTCGTCACGACCCGGTGCTCGAACAACTACGGGCCGTACCAGTTCCCCGAGAAGCTGATCCCCCTGTTCATCACCAACGCCCTGGCGGACGTGCCGGTGCCGGTCTACGGCGACGGCATGCAGGTCCGCGACTGGATCCACGTCGTCGACCACTGCCGGGGCGTCGACGCCGCCCTGCGGAAGGGGAAGGCCGGCGAGGTCTACAACTTCGGCGGCCGCAGCGAGCGGTACAACATGGAGGTCACCAAGGCCGTCCTGAAGCTGACCGGCAAGACCGAGGCCCTGATCAAGTACGTCACCGACCGCCCCGGCCACGACCGCCGCTACGCCGTCGACACCGCCAAGTCCGAGCGCGAGCTGGGCTGGACGCCGAGCGTCACCTTCGAGAAGGGCCTGGAAGACACCGTCGCCTGGTACAAGGCCAACTCGCACTGGGTCGACCGCGTGAAGTCGGGCGCGTACCGCGGGCACGCGGGCTGA
- a CDS encoding DUF1559 family PulG-like putative transporter, whose protein sequence is MNVTRLPLRRRTGFTLIELLVVIAIIAVLISLLLPAVQAAREAARRAQCVNNLKQVGLGLHNFESTNSFFPPSGIRGSGVCRPMNINVGPDGKIPTGGMSTSSYVFTHILPYMEQQPLYAAYNIKLDFRRADNSTAVATLIPSLLCPSSANGEKYHSFSDSAGDASVCGGPFTNVRTAVTDYAVSNGAEENFVKSGLSDLTDWGQLAMLRNVTGGEPDNVTRIAQVTDGLSNTIMMSESAGRPHLYLRGGRRHPTVVPGEGSAGGWADYDTGYTLHSYTLDGSKTPGPCFTSCYNGNEDYSFHPGGGNYLMGDGSVRFIKGTSDIRIYVRLLTRGLGEVLSSDQY, encoded by the coding sequence TTGAACGTCACGCGCCTTCCTCTCCGCCGTCGGACCGGCTTCACGCTGATCGAGCTGCTGGTCGTCATCGCCATCATCGCCGTCCTGATCTCGCTGCTGCTGCCGGCCGTGCAGGCGGCGCGCGAGGCGGCCCGCCGGGCCCAGTGCGTCAACAACCTGAAGCAGGTGGGCCTGGGCCTGCACAACTTCGAGAGCACGAACAGCTTCTTCCCGCCGTCGGGCATCCGCGGCTCCGGCGTCTGCCGGCCGATGAACATCAACGTAGGCCCCGACGGCAAGATCCCGACCGGCGGCATGTCCACCTCCAGCTACGTCTTCACGCACATCCTGCCCTACATGGAGCAGCAGCCGCTCTACGCCGCCTACAACATCAAGCTGGACTTCCGCCGCGCCGACAACTCGACGGCCGTCGCCACCCTGATCCCGAGCCTGCTCTGCCCGTCGTCGGCCAACGGCGAGAAGTACCACAGCTTCAGCGACTCGGCCGGCGACGCGAGCGTCTGCGGCGGCCCGTTCACGAACGTCCGGACGGCCGTCACCGACTACGCCGTGAGCAACGGCGCCGAGGAGAACTTCGTCAAGTCGGGCCTCAGCGACCTGACGGATTGGGGCCAGCTCGCGATGCTCCGGAACGTCACCGGCGGCGAGCCCGACAACGTCACGCGGATCGCCCAGGTGACCGACGGCCTCTCCAACACGATCATGATGAGCGAGTCCGCGGGCCGGCCCCACCTGTACCTCCGCGGCGGCCGCAGGCACCCGACGGTGGTCCCCGGCGAGGGCTCCGCCGGCGGCTGGGCCGACTACGACACGGGCTACACCCTCCACAGCTACACCCTCGACGGCAGCAAGACCCCCGGCCCCTGCTTCACGAGCTGCTACAACGGCAACGAGGACTACTCGTTCCACCCCGGCGGCGGCAACTACCTGATGGGCGACGGCTCCGTCCGATTCATCAAGGGGACCTCCGACATCCGGATCTACGTCCGCCTGCTCACCCGGGGCCTGGGCGAGGTCCTCTCCAGCGACCAGTACTGA
- a CDS encoding DUF434 domain-containing protein, with amino-acid sequence MADTRTHRGPGPQDREWFGPAARPRLATAAAEFSWLLSRGYAEPSTLKLVGDRHRLVERQRSAVLRCACRDADRDGRQARRLDPASLRGRPIRIDGFNLILTLESALGGGVVLGARDGCFRDLASVHGTYRRVEETRPALELAARALAAWGVGPCTWLLDAPVSNSGRLAAMIRDVDPTWSAEVVPDPDRLLILPGDPVASADSGVLDRCGPWLNLACALVESEVPGAFVVDLG; translated from the coding sequence GTGGCCGATACGCGGACGCATCGCGGCCCGGGGCCGCAGGATCGGGAATGGTTCGGCCCGGCGGCCCGCCCGAGGCTGGCGACCGCCGCGGCCGAATTCTCGTGGCTGCTCTCGCGGGGGTACGCGGAGCCCTCGACGCTCAAGCTGGTGGGCGACCGGCATCGGCTGGTCGAGCGTCAGCGGTCGGCCGTGCTCCGCTGCGCCTGCCGCGACGCGGACCGCGACGGGAGACAGGCGCGGCGGCTCGACCCGGCCTCGCTCCGCGGCCGGCCGATCCGGATCGACGGCTTCAACCTGATCCTGACGCTCGAATCGGCGCTCGGCGGCGGGGTGGTGCTGGGGGCCCGCGACGGTTGCTTCCGCGACCTGGCGAGCGTCCACGGCACGTACCGCCGGGTCGAGGAGACCCGCCCCGCGCTGGAACTGGCGGCGCGGGCGCTGGCCGCCTGGGGCGTCGGCCCCTGCACCTGGCTGCTCGACGCCCCGGTCTCCAACAGCGGCCGGCTCGCCGCGATGATCCGCGACGTCGACCCGACCTGGAGCGCCGAGGTCGTCCCCGACCCCGACCGCCTGCTGATCCTCCCCGGCGATCCCGTGGCCAGCGCCGACTCGGGCGTCCTCGACCGCTGCGGCCCCTGGCTCAACCTGGCCTGCGCGCTCGTCGAGTCGGAGGTCCCGGGGGCGTTCGTCGTCGACCTGGGGTGA